The genomic stretch GTCGCCGCCCAGCGCGATACCGGCGGCGATCCGAGCGCCGATGTCGACACGCTGGTCTATGACGCCGGCCGGCCGGTGCTGGTGGTGCCGAGTGCTGGCCCACTGGTCACCACATTCAAACATGTGCTGCTCGCCTGGAACGGCAGCAAGGAAGCCGCGCGCGCCGCCTTCGACGCCCTGCCCTTCATCATCGAGGCCGAGAAAACCGACATATTGGTCATCGATCCGCCTGATACGCTCGACGAAAGCCCGGAAGCCGCCGGTGCCGAAATCGCGTCGGCCCTGTCGCGCCATGGCGCCAATGTCAGTGTCTCGGTGCAGAAATCAGGGGGCACCTCGGTCGACGACATGATCCAGAACCGGGTCGCCGAGACCGGCGCCGATCTCCTGGTGCTTGGTGCCTACAGCCACTCCTGGCTGCGCCAGCTGCTGTTCGGCGGGGTGACGCGCACGGTGCTGCGCACAACGCAGGTGGCGGCCTTCCTGTCGCGATAAGTCCACAGCCATCGCAGCCGGTCGCCCTTGCCAAGTCCAAGGGTTTCCAGTTAATTCCGCGCGCATTCCCCTGTTTTTGTGCACGCGGCCTTCGCGTGCTGCGGAGTGCGCGAAAAATGTCCCTTCCCGAAAAAGCCTTCCCGGTCTCCTGGGACCAGTTCCATCGTGACGCCCGTGCGCTTTCCTGGCGGCTTTCCGGCGCCAACAAGGGACAATGGCGAGCGATCGTCTGCATCACCCGCGGTGGACTGGTCCCCGCGGCGATCATTGCGCGCGAGCTTGGCATCCGCATCATCGAGACGGTCTGCGTCGCCTCCTATCATGACTACACCAGCCAGGGGCAGTTGCAGGTGCTGAAGGAAATCACGCCCGCGCTGCTCGCAGACGATGGCGCCGGCGTGCTGATCATCGACGACCTGACCGACACCGGCAAGACCGCCGGCATCGTGCGCGCGATGATGCCCAAGGCGCATTTCGCCACCGTCTACGCCAAGCCGAAAGGCCGCCCGCTGGTTGATACTTTTGTCACCGAGGTCAGCCAGGACACCTGGATCTATTTCCCCTGGGACATGGGATTCACCTACCAGAAGCCGATCGCCGACGACCACGCCGGCTGATTCGCAACAGGCCGCATTTTTCCAGTTAAGCCGCCACCGACGACAATATTTGCTTCCGCGGACGGATCTGTGGGGCAAGATATCCTGTGAAATCGATCTCGATTGGCGGAAATCAGCCAGCCTGACCAAAGTTTTTACTTTTATTGGTCATAATTAGCCGTAAGATTCGTGAGGCGGCAAATGATTCTGGAGGCTGGGGCTAGCTTCTCCGATGTTGACGAGGCCAACGACGCACAACCATCTGGCTGAAAGGGTCCGGCGACTCTTCGGCACCGCGCCGTGCCGTCTGCAGGTTGCCGCGCTGCCGTGGCGCGACACCGGGAATGGCGTCGAGATCATGCTGATCACCAGCCGTGATACCGGCCGCTGGGTGTTGCCGAAAGGCTGGCCAGAGGCCAGGGAGCCACTCTGCGAGGCGGCGGCGCGCGAGGCCGGCGAGGAAGCCGGGTTGCGCGGAAACATTTCCCATCTCGAAGCCGGCCGTTATTTCTATGCCAAGGTTCTGGGCTCCGGCGAAGAAGTGCCTTGCGAGGTGCTGGTGTTTCCGCTGGAAGTCGACAAGATCGCCGATCGCTGGAAGGAAAAGCGCGCCCGCACCCGCAAATGGGTCAATTCGAGCGAAGCGGTGCGCATGGTCAATGAACCCGACCTTTGCCAGATCATCGCCTATTTCTGCGCCGACCCGCACAGATTCTCCTAAGCTGCATCTTTCGCGTGCTCTATGGCGGATTCACAACCATGTGATGTAGCGCATGAATGGTTTGCTAATTTTTCTTCGCTAAGAATTGGCCAATCTGGCGATTGACCGATGGCGAACTTTGTAGACCCACTTAAGCAAGACCCCGACGGCCCTAAGCGCGAGCACCGTCCACGCGTGCTCAAGGGCGGTTCCGTCATCACCGGCATTCAAAACTCGGAAGTCGCCGTTACGCTGCGCAATCAGCATGCGGGCGGCGCCGAATTGAAAGTTCCGCTGGAGTCGCGGGTTCCCGATCGTTTCCTTCTTTATGTACCGCTCGATGGCGTCGCCTATCGCTGCGAGGTCCGCTGGCGTCGCAACGATCGGATCGGGGTCCAGTTCACCGGCACCGAGCCCAAGCCGAAGCTGCATTACGGCTGATATCCGACCGGATTGCTCCCGGCAGATGCCTCCGATCGTCCGCTGCTCGCAAATCCGCCGCCCGAAACGATAATCGCAGCGGCGCATTTCTATCCCCGTTATCCACATGTGTGACACACAAGATGTTGGGGTCACAAAAGCTACGCAAACGAATCCTTGACGGCGCAAAACGAGTCGCCTTTTATAGGCCGTGCGCTCCTGTTGAGAGTGCGACCGGAAAGTTCTGAGCCCGGTCTTTTTCCCGGATTATGTGCGTTTTTGCCCGCATTTCCGCCTGTTTACGAGGCCGGCGGAAGCGTTGGGATTGTGGGGTGGCGGGGCGACGAAAGGGAGAATTGTCGGACTGGAATAAATTGTCTGTTAATACTATATTTAGTGTTTGCAGGTAGGTTCGACGCTAGATAGTGTGAATTTCCCTCGAGTGAGGGAATCGAAAAAATCAGATTTGAGGGACCCGCGGAGTTCCCCGGCGCGTTGTGACAGAGGCTTCCTAAGGAGCCCAGGTACAAGTGCTGGGGGGAGATCGCGAAATGGAGAGCCGGCCGTTTTCGAACGCCGGCAGACGGCGGACATGCGCGTTTCGCATTGGGGGCAGAAATCCCTGGGGAAAAGCGCTATATATAGACAAAAGGACCGGACCAATGCGCATCGAGCGTCGCTTCACCAAGGCAGGCCAATCAGCTTATGCGGAGATCGAATTCCGCAAGGCCCTGTCCGAGATCAAGAATCCGGATGGCTCGGTGGTGTTCCGTCTCGACAACATCGATGTGCCGGCGCAGTTCTCCCAGGTGGCCGCCGACATCCTGGCGCAGAAATATTTCCGCAAGGCCGGTGTGCCCGCGCGGCTGAAGAAGGTCGAGGAGAACGACGTCCCCTCCTTCCTGTGGCGCTCCGTCGCCGACGAGGCCGAGCTTGCCAAGCTGCCGGAAGGGGAGCGCTACGGCTCCGAGATCGATGCCCGCCAGGTATTCGACCGGCTGGCTGGCACCTGGACCTACTGGGGCTGGAAGGGCGGCTACTTCAAGACGTCGGAGGAAGACGCGCGCGCTTTCCGCGATGAACTTGCCTATATGCTGGCCACCCAGCGCGTCGCACCGAATTCGCCGCAATGGTTCAACACCGGCCTGCACTGGGCCTACGGTATCGACGGACCGAGCCAGGGTCACTTCTATGTCGACCCCTTCACCGGCAAGCTGACCAAGTCGAAATCCTCCTACGAGCATCCGCAGCCGCATGCCTGCTTCATCCAGGGCGTTCAGGACGACCTCGTCAACGAGGGCGGCATCATGGATCTGTGGGTGCGTGAAGCGCGCCTGTTCAAATACGGATCCGGCACCGGCTCGAACTTCTCGCTGCTGCGCGGCGAAGGCGAAAAGCTGTCCGGCGGCGGCCGTTCGTCCGGCCTGATGAGCTTCCTCAAGATCGGCGACCGCGCCGCTGGCGCCATAAAGTCGGGCGGCACGACGCGCCGCGCCGCGAAAATGGTCATCGTCGACGCCGACCATCCCGATATCGAGGAATTCATCGACTGGAAGGTCAATGAAGAGCAGAAGGTCGCCTCGCTGGTGACCGGCTCCAAGATCGTCAAGAAGCATCTTGAGCTGATCATGAAAGCCTGCGTCAATTGCGAAGGCAATGGCGACGATTGCTTCGACCCGGCCATCAACACGGCGCTGAAGCGCGAGATCAAGGCGGCCAAGAAGGACGCGGTGCCGGAGAACTACATCTACCGCGTCATCCAGTTCGCCAAGCAGGGCTACACCTCGATGTCGTTCAAGACCTACGACACCGACTGGGATTCGGACGCCTACCTGACGGTTTCGGGCCAGAACTCCAACAATTCGGTGTCGCTGAAGGACAATTTCCTGCGCGCCGTCGAGCAGGACGCCGACTGGCACCTGACCGCCCGCAAGGACGGCAAGGTGCTGAAGACGCTGAAGGCGCGGGATCTCTGGGAAAAGATCGGCTACGCCGCCTGGGCATCGGCGGACCCGGGCCTGCACTTCAACACGACGATGAACGACTGGCACACCTGCGCTTCTGCCGGTGCGATCCGGGCCTCCAACCCGTGCTCGGAATACATGTTCCTCGACGACACCGCCTGCAACCTCGCCTCGATCAATCTGCTGCCTTACCGCAATGCCGACGGCACGATCGATATCGCTGCCTACGAGCACACGGTGCGGCTGTGGACCATCGTGCTCGAAATCTCGGTCATGATGGCGCAGTTCCCGTCGAAGGAGATCGCCAAGCAGTCCTACGAATACCGCACGCTCGGCCTCGGCTACGCCAACATCGGCGGCCTGCTGATGACCTCGGGCATACCGTATGACTCGGACGAGGGCCGTGCCATCTGCGCAGCACTTACCGCGATCATGACCGGCATGGCCTATGCCACGTCGGCCGAGATGGCCGCCGAGCTCGGCGCCTTCGCCGACTACGACCGCAACGCCCAGAACATGCTGCGCGTCATGCGCAACCATCGCCGTGCCGCCTATGGCGAGAAGCAGGGCTATGAGAAGCTCGCCGTCAACCCGGTGCCGCTGGTCGCCTCCGACCTCAAGCAGCAGGCGCTTGTCGAGCATGCGAAAGCCGCCTGGGACCGCGCCATCGAGCTTGGCGAGGAGCACGGCTACCGCAATGCGCAGGCGACCGTCATCGCGCCGACCGGCACGATCGGTCTGGTCATGGATTGCGACACCACCGGCATCGAGCCCGACTTCGCGCTGGTGAAGTTCAAGAAGCTCGCCGGCGGCGGCTACTTCAAGATCATCAACCGCGCCGTGCCGGAAGCGCTGCGCACGCTCGGCTATTCCGAGAGCCAGCTCGCCGAGATCGAGGCCTATGCGGTCGGCCACGGCAATCTCAACCAGGCGCCGGCAATCAACCCCGGCTCGCTCAAGGCGAAAGGCTTCACCGACGAGAAGATCGCGGCGCTCAATGCCGCGCTGAAGTCGGCCTTCGACATCAAGTTCGTCTTCAACCAGTGGACGCTCGGCGCCGACTGGGTGAAGGAGACCTTCGGCTTCACCGACGAGCAGCTCAACGACTTCTCGTTCGAGATCCTGCCGGCGCTGGGCTTCTCCCGGAAGGACATCGAAGCCGCCAACATCCATGTCTGCGGTGCGATGACGCTGGAAGGCGCGCCCTTCCTCAAGGCCGAACACCTCGCCGTGTTCGACTGCGCCAGCCCCTGCGGCAAGATCGGCAAGCGTTCGCTTTCGATCAACAGCCACATCCAGATGATGGCGGCGGCACAGCCCTTCATCTCCGGCGCCATCTCCAAGACCATCAACATGCCCAACGATGCGACGGTGGAAGACGCCAAGGGCGCCTACATGCTGTCGTGGAAGCTGGCGCTGAAGGCCAACGCGCTCTATCGCGACGGCTCGAAGCTGTCGCAGCCGCTGAATTCCTCGCTGCTCGCCGATGGCGAGGAGGATGAGGACGATGCGGTCGAGCAGCTGATCGCGGCCCCAGCTGCGGCGCGTGCTGCGCAGATCACCGAGCGGATCGTCGAGCGCATCATCGAACGCGTGTCGCGCGAGCAGGAAAAGCTGCCCGGCCGCCGCAAGGGTTATACGCAGAAGGCCAAGATCGGTGGCAACACCATCTTCCTGCGCACCGGCGAATATGATGATGGCCGCCTCGGCGAGATCTTCATCGACATGAACAAGGAGGGTGCCACACTGCGTGGCCTTCTCAACAACTTCGCCATCGCGATCTCGCTCGGCCTGCAATACGGCGTACCGCTCGACGAATATGTGCACGCCTTCACCTTCACCAAGTTCGAGCCGGCGGGCATGGTGCAGGGCAATGACGCCATCAAGAGCGCGACGTCGATCCTCGACTACGTATTCCGCGAACTCGCGATCTCCTATCTCGGCCGCAACGACCTCGCCCATGTCGACCAGTCGGACTTTTCCAACACCGCACTTGGCCGCAACATCAGCGAAGGCAAGACCGACGCCGTCTCCAAGGGTCTGACCCGTGGTTCGCCGGTGAAGCTGGTGTCGAGGGCAATCGGCAACGAGCCGAAGGGCTTTGCCGGCTCCACCCCCCCTGCCCGCTCGGCGCCGACCGCCTTCTCCGGCTCCAACGTGCTGGCGTTGAAGCCCGCCAGCGACGAAGCAGTCGCCTACAAGCGCGATTATGAGGACCGCGCCAAGGAACTGGCCGAAGACATCGCCTTCGAGGAAGCGGCGGGCGCGGCTTCCGACACCACGGCGGCACTGTTCACCGACGCCGCGGCCAATGAAGCGGCCGAAGCGAAGAAACTCGCCGCCGACCGCCGCGCCAGGTCACTGCTGCAAGGCTACACCGGCAATTCCTGCTCCGAGTGCCAGAATTTCACCATGGTGCGGAACGGGACCTGCGAGAAGTGCGATACGTGCGGCGCCACGAGCGGGTGCAGCTGAGGGGATTTGATTGAGCCCAAAAGTCGTAAATGCAACGACGCCGACAATCCTAGATTTCGGCGTCGTTGAAAGCGGCATACGGGAACGTGAGAGCGCCAGCGTCTCGCGCAGCGATGCATTCACTAGACTTGCTCTAGAAACTGTCTTTGGGTTACCTCAACCAGAGGTCGATGAGTATATCGTTGACGGCTTTGATGATCGCGGCATCGATATTGTCTATATCGACCACGACAATCGTGTAATAAATATCGGATCATGCAAGACGGTTGTCTCATATAAAAATTCTCGGAAGAATTTCCCTGGCGACGAAATTGATAAAATAATCTCTTTTGTTGAAGACCTCGTTCTTAATCGCGAGGATATGCTTAAAACATGCAACGGCCCTCTAGTGGATTGATCGAGACAAAAGAGTCCGATGTTGGATTCCCATCTGTTTTCGCATGTGCGACGATCGGGCATGCGCACCGGTATTACATTTGACGTCACTGCCGCCGACAGGATCCAGCTCGAAGCCATCGTGGCAAAGCACGGTTCGCCGCAGAAGCATGCGTGGCGGGCGAAGATCATTCTGATGAGCGATGACGGCTTGGGAACCGTGACCATTATGCAGGCTACCGGCAAATCGAAGACCTGCGTGTGGCGATGGCAGGAGCGTTTTATGGCCGAAGGCGTGGATGGCCTTTTGCGCGACAAGAGCCGCCCGCCAGGCATTGCGCCACTCGATCCCGAACTGGTCGATCAGGTGATCGCGCTGACGCTGGAAACGCCCAAGCAAGAGGCCACACACTGGACCGTTCGCGCGATGGCAAAGGCGGTGGGGATCGCGGCCTCTTCGGTCGTCAAGATATGGCACGAGCATGGTCTTGCACCGCACCGCTGGCGCAGCTTCAAACTGTCGAATGACAAGGCCTTTGCCGAGAAACTGCACGATGTCGTTGGGCTCTACGTCTCGCCGCCGGCCCATGCCATTGTTCTTTCCGTCGATGAAAAGAGCCAGATCCAGGCGCTGGACCGCACCCAGCCAGGACTTCCGTTAAAGAAGGGGCGGGGTGGCACGATGACCCATGATTACAAGCGCCACGGAACCACCACCCTGTTTGCTGCCCTCAATGTTCTCGACGGCTCGGTGATCGGCCGCAACATGCAGCGACACCGGCATCAGGAGTTCATCCGTTTCCTCAACGTGATTGAGGCGCAACTGCCGAAGGATAAGGCAGTCCACGTCATTCTCGACAACTACGCGACCCATAAGCAGCCGAAGGTCCGCGCCTGGCTGGCAAGACATCCGCGATGGACCTTCCACTTCGTTCCAACATCATGTTCATGGCTCAACGCTGTCGAGGGCTTCTTCGCCAAACTGACACGACGTAGACTGAAACACGGTGTCTTCCACTCCGTCGTCGATCTGCAGGCGGCAATCAACCGCTTCATGACTGAGCACAATCACGAACCCCGGCCATTCGTCTGGAAAGCAGACCCCGATGAGATCATTGCAGCCGTCAAACGCGGGCACCAAGCGTTGGAATCAATCCACTCTCATGATTGCTGACAATGGCCTTTGACATAAGCTGCGGCCCGCCGATCCGGATCGGCGGTCGAGGCACTTGTACGGCGGATATGAGGTGCAAGAGGCGGGACTTGAACGTCGGTCAACAATCTCTCATCCGCGGGTCGGGCCGCATGACCTGGTTTCGTTTGGGGCTGCCTCTGTCTAGGTGGCGAGCGTCGAGGCTCATAGTGGAGACGAGGGCTCCCCGGCATTGTCCCGCCTCCAGCGCCGCATATCGCGCCGAGGCTGATCCTGTGTTGTGGTCTCCTCTGCTGGCTGTCTGTCAAATAGTGGTCACGCCGTCTTTGGCGCGGATTGAACCGTGCAGGCGATCGACCAGATGAAGCCCACCATCTCGCGTGCGATGGCGACATTGACGACGTTCGCATTCTTGCCGCGCGCGCTCAGCCGACGATATCGGGTGCACAGTCGAACTTGCGCTTTCCACCCGATATCGCGAACGACTTTCGGCAGCGCCTCGATCCGGTCGACCTTGTGCCGGCCGATGCGCGCTCTCATCCGGTAAGCCCAGGCGCCTTCGACCAGCGCGCGCCGGGCATGAGTGTTGCCGGTCTTGGTGATGCCGCCGCGCCAGACGGTCTCACCACTCGATTGTTCTCCGGGGACCAGGCCAAAATAGGCCATGAGCTGGCGTGGGTTTGAGAAGCGTGTGAAGTCACCGACCTCCGCGACCAGCACCACGGCATTAATCAGCGCGATGCCGCGCATCGCCTGCAAGGCGTCAACGACCGGGCGCTGGTTCCATTCCGGGAGCAGGCTGAGTATCTGTTCCTCGACCTGCTGCAGGCGCCGTTCCGCATCCATGACAGCATCGACGTAGTCCTGAAATGCGATCTGCTGAGCGGGATGGTCGAAGGCCAATGTCGAAAGCCATCGCCGGTAAGCCTTTCGCCAGGCCGTCCCGCGCTCATGCTTGCGCCCGTGACGCAGCAGAAATCCTTGAAGATGTTGGCGCGCTCGCGTCACCACCTGTCGCACGACGCTGCGCAACCGGATCAGGTCGCGCATGGCTTCATGATCGGCGTCGGGCACCCAGACTGGGGTCAACTCTCCGGCCCGATGAAGGCGGGCGAGCATGGTGGCGTCGCGACGGTTCGTCTTCACCCGATCGCCAGGCTTCCGCGGAATCAGCGATGGCGCCACCACGTCGCACCGATGGCCGAGGCGCGTGAGTTGGCGATGAACGCCATAGCCGCACGGGCCGGCCTCATAACAAAACGCCAGTGGCTTGCCGGACCGCCTGAGACGATCGCACAGCTTGCTGATGGTATCAGCATCATTGGCAATCTCGCCGAGATATTCCACCGAGCCGGAGCGTCCGCTCTCCGCCACCGCGACTGAGATCCGTTCCTTGTGAATATCCAAACCGACAAATCTGATATGGTCCATATGGCCCGTCTCCTATGCATGAGGCTCTGCGCCGGCCAGCCGGCTTAACCCTCGTACCGTTGCATATCGGATGACGGGCCGCCCTCAGGCCCAGCAATCATAGGGACTAGCTGCAAAAGTTAGGGAAATATGGGATATCTTTGCGGAAGAGAGCTATCGGATTTCGGTTCATCTCTTTTCAAACCAAGCCACCCTTCAAAAAGATGCTCACAACCGACTAGTTGAAGCTCTGAGCCGTCACGAAATTGCGCTGTTCGAATACGGATTGTTCGAGCTATCTCATGGTGTCGTAAAGGCCACTAAGCCTCGGTTCAAAAAGAAGATTATTCCGTCAGATGATGCCGCGTTCAGCGTAAAAGAGGCCAACAAGCGGGCTGTCATGCTGAAGGTCTCGTTGAAGGAACTGACTCAGTTTCTCAGCGCAGAAAACGAAACATTCGATGAGCGATTAATCTGGCAAAACGTTCGATATTTCCTCGGCCTCGATAATGAGGTCAATCGGGAAATCCGCGAAACATTGCTGTCCGGGCAGGCGAGCGATTTTTGGTTCTTGAACTCCGGTCTTACAATCGTTTGCGAACAGATAGTTTCAGTAGCGAATGGCCGACACCCTATAACGATGGTAAACCCTCAGATTGTGAATGGCTGCCAAACCGCGACTGTCATTCATGCGGTTTCGACCGGAACCATGGCCGACCTAGACAATGGCTATGTCCATGTGAAAATTATCGAAACAAACGATAGTACATTTATCGAGCGGGTTGCCCTCGCAAGCAACACGCAGAGCCGCATCCTAGCACTACTTTGGCATTTTTTTGGTTCTGGGAGCGTTTGAGGATTCCCAAGAGCGGTTTTGCGTGATTCATGAGAGGTCGGCTGTTGGAGGGGCCGGCCATGAACAGGGATTGGCAAGTCGATCTGGAGCAGTGGCTTGAGCCGTTCGTCTCGGCGTTGAGGCACAAGACGCGTGCTCGGATGTGTCCGGCCTATATTGCTGGGCTGATTGGCCTTGGGGATCGCAAGAGCATCCAACCGATGGCGGCGCGCGACGCAGGCGTCAACTATGACCAGCTGCACCACTTCATCGCGAGCGGCGTGTGGGATGCTGGGCCGCTGGAGAAGGTGCTACTTGCGGAGGCCGACAGACAAGTTGGCGGGAACGATGCATGGCTGATCGTGGACGACACAGCGCTCCCCAAGAAGGGGCGCCACTCGGTCGGCGTCGCGCCGCAATATGCCTCGGCGCTTGGTAAGAACGCCAACTGCCAGACGCTGGTGTCGCTGACGCTGGCCTCTAGCGAAGTGCCGGTCATGGTGGGACTGCGGCTGTTTCTGCCCGAGAGCTGGACTTCCGATCCCGCCCGGCTCGACCGTGCCGGTGTGCCCGAGGACCATCGTGCCTACAGGACCAAGCCCGAAATCGCGCTGGCCGAGATCGACCGGGCTCGCGCAGCCGGCCTACGCTTTGGCTGCGTGCTCGCCGATGCCGGATATGGCTTGAGCGCCCCCTTCCGGCAGGCGCTCACCGAGCGCGGCCTTACCTGGGCCGTCGGCATCCCGTTCAAGCAGAAGGTCTATCCCGCCGACGTGGCAATGATCTTTCCCGTTGCCGGACGCGGCCGTCCGCGCCAGCGGCATATCCCCGATGTGAAGTCGATGACCGCGAAGGCGATGCTGGAGACAGCCCCATGGCGCGCGGTCAGTTGGCGGCGTGGCACCAAAGGCCGCCTCTCGGCGCGCTTCGCCGCTGTCCGTGTCCGGGTTGCAGATGGCCCACCCCAGCGCATCCGCGACATGGGCGCTCAGCATCTGCCCGGCGAGGAGGTCTGGGTGATCGGCGAGCACCGCTCGACCGGCGAGCGCAAATACTACCTCTCCAACTTGCCCGCCGACACCCCGCTCAAGCAGATCGCAGGCGCCATCAAGGCGCGCTGGGTCTGCGAACAGGCGCATCAGCAGCTCAAGGAGGAACTTGGCCTCGACCACTTCGAAGGGCGCTCATAGACCGGCCTGCACCGGCACGCGCTGATGACGATGATCGCCTACGCCTTCCTGCAATCTCGCCGCCTCAAACAAGCGGGAGGGGGAAAAAAGAATCGTTGGCCCGCCGCCCCAACCGAGCCTACCCGCCGTCAGGCAAGCCATCCTCACCGCGCTAGCGCAGCCGCCCCCAATCCGTTGTCCCCACTGCCGCAGAGCCCTCTCCGCTAACAATCTGCCAAAGTAGTGCTAAATCGCGACTTGAGAGCAAACGACAACATACAGCGCCAACTGGTCGAGTGTCTTAGGCCTCACAACTATTTCTATGTTAGGAAGCGTGGAGAGAACGCACCTCGTCCAGGAATGAGGATGATCGATGCGGCGAGAGCAGGCCAGCTTGTCCTGGCGTACCTTTGCGGCGAACCGACAAAGAGCAAAACTAACTCGAATGATATATTTGGCGATCTGTATGAGGAGGCATTCAATCCTCATGCAGTAACGCCCGAGGTAATTATCGCGGCACACGAATGTTATTCCGTGATCGAGCGCCGCAGAAAAGAAATCCTGGCCTGGCAGGCATCGGTTACTCGAAATTCCTTTGAGGAATCATGGCTGATCGAAGGCCATTTTCATTTACTCTTCGTCATTGGTGAGCTGATGCGCCGAGCCTCCATTCCGTTGTCAGAGACGACAATAGCCATCAGCTTGATTGAGAAAGCAAGCAGCATCCTGAGGACCTTTGTCGAGCGGAATCAAAAAGTTGCAAACTATAGACTCTTCCGTTTGGCTAGATCTCGGGAGGAAATCCTGAAGATCATAGACAATAGCTCCAAGCCGGATGAGGCCAACCCTGTTCAGATTGAGCTGTTCCAACACTTAGGATCGGCGTAGCGCCTACTGCACCCGCAGCGTCTGCTCGTCAAACAACGGCTCATCCTGGCCGATGCGCACGAACAACACCTTCCGCCCCTCACCGGCCGGCACCTCGAAATACTGGATGCCGTCAGGCATTTCGCCCCAGTCACCGCAGGGCGGTTCGGGAACCTCATCGGGATTGGCGAGCGCTTTCAACTCTTTCGCATAGGCCGCGTCGGGGCTGAATGTGTAACGCTTGACGCCGGCGGGCAAGGTGCCCTCCGTGTAAGGCATGACCACGCAGCGGGCGATGACCGTCTTGTCGGTCTTTTCCAGGAACAGCCGCCGCACGGCAGCCTCGGCGATTTCGCCCGGCTTGATGTCGAACACCTCAACCAGAGGGTCGGCCGCGCCGCCATCGCTGTATTTGATGGCGAGCGCGTTGCCGGCGAATTCGAAATGGATCTGGCGGAAGCCGAAATCGCAGCGCTGTGTCCAGGCGGCAAGGCCGATCGTCTTGTCGGCCAGTTTTTCCCAGACGCATTTGTCGATCGGCGGGCGCGATGGCGCCGGCTCGTCCGCGCGCGCCGCGGCGGATATCGCGGCGGAGGCAAGCAAGGCGCAGAGGATCGATCTCCTGGCGCTAGTCATCGCTGCATCCTGTCAAGGTGAAGGCGTCCCAGGCCGAGCGATCCGGATTGGCGTTGGCGAAATCGGCCCATTCAGTGAAAGCCACGCCGAAATCGGGCAAGAGCAGCCCTTTCGGCGCTGGTGTCGCTTCGCGCGAATTCAGCTGCTCGGCGCCGCCGCCGGTCAAGGCGTAGACCTGGCCATCCCATATCCTGCACAGCCCGCTGCCATCTTGCAGGCCCGCTTCGCGGTCGTCGTCGGTGCAGGTGTGGCGGATGGTGCCGAGCGGGAACGAATTCCGGCCATTGGTCCAGGTGATGTCGGCCGGCAGGTTTTTGTCGGTGTTGGGCACGCTCAGCGAAAACACCTGCGCCGTCAGCGCCGCCGGTTCGTTGTCCAGCGGCCGGAATTGCATCACCGCACCCGAGCGCGGCTCACGGTAGGTGGCGTGGCTCAGCAGACATTCCTTGGCGATCGCCACCTGCAAGGAGCAGAGCAAACCCAGGACAACAAAGGCCAGGCTGCGAATGATCATCGGATGTCTCCAGAAAACATCGTAAAAACCTGCACTCAGACAAGCCCGACGAGCCAGGCCGCGCCACCAAGAAAGCCCGCCGAACAGATCCACAGCAGCCAGAGCCCGCGCAC from Mesorhizobium sp. NZP2077 encodes the following:
- the gpt gene encoding xanthine phosphoribosyltransferase; its protein translation is MSLPEKAFPVSWDQFHRDARALSWRLSGANKGQWRAIVCITRGGLVPAAIIARELGIRIIETVCVASYHDYTSQGQLQVLKEITPALLADDGAGVLIIDDLTDTGKTAGIVRAMMPKAHFATVYAKPKGRPLVDTFVTEVSQDTWIYFPWDMGFTYQKPIADDHAG
- a CDS encoding vitamin B12-dependent ribonucleotide reductase — protein: MRIERRFTKAGQSAYAEIEFRKALSEIKNPDGSVVFRLDNIDVPAQFSQVAADILAQKYFRKAGVPARLKKVEENDVPSFLWRSVADEAELAKLPEGERYGSEIDARQVFDRLAGTWTYWGWKGGYFKTSEEDARAFRDELAYMLATQRVAPNSPQWFNTGLHWAYGIDGPSQGHFYVDPFTGKLTKSKSSYEHPQPHACFIQGVQDDLVNEGGIMDLWVREARLFKYGSGTGSNFSLLRGEGEKLSGGGRSSGLMSFLKIGDRAAGAIKSGGTTRRAAKMVIVDADHPDIEEFIDWKVNEEQKVASLVTGSKIVKKHLELIMKACVNCEGNGDDCFDPAINTALKREIKAAKKDAVPENYIYRVIQFAKQGYTSMSFKTYDTDWDSDAYLTVSGQNSNNSVSLKDNFLRAVEQDADWHLTARKDGKVLKTLKARDLWEKIGYAAWASADPGLHFNTTMNDWHTCASAGAIRASNPCSEYMFLDDTACNLASINLLPYRNADGTIDIAAYEHTVRLWTIVLEISVMMAQFPSKEIAKQSYEYRTLGLGYANIGGLLMTSGIPYDSDEGRAICAALTAIMTGMAYATSAEMAAELGAFADYDRNAQNMLRVMRNHRRAAYGEKQGYEKLAVNPVPLVASDLKQQALVEHAKAAWDRAIELGEEHGYRNAQATVIAPTGTIGLVMDCDTTGIEPDFALVKFKKLAGGGYFKIINRAVPEALRTLGYSESQLAEIEAYAVGHGNLNQAPAINPGSLKAKGFTDEKIAALNAALKSAFDIKFVFNQWTLGADWVKETFGFTDEQLNDFSFEILPALGFSRKDIEAANIHVCGAMTLEGAPFLKAEHLAVFDCASPCGKIGKRSLSINSHIQMMAAAQPFISGAISKTINMPNDATVEDAKGAYMLSWKLALKANALYRDGSKLSQPLNSSLLADGEEDEDDAVEQLIAAPAAARAAQITERIVERIIERVSREQEKLPGRRKGYTQKAKIGGNTIFLRTGEYDDGRLGEIFIDMNKEGATLRGLLNNFAIAISLGLQYGVPLDEYVHAFTFTKFEPAGMVQGNDAIKSATSILDYVFRELAISYLGRNDLAHVDQSDFSNTALGRNISEGKTDAVSKGLTRGSPVKLVSRAIGNEPKGFAGSTPPARSAPTAFSGSNVLALKPASDEAVAYKRDYEDRAKELAEDIAFEEAAGAASDTTAALFTDAAANEAAEAKKLAADRRARSLLQGYTGNSCSECQNFTMVRNGTCEKCDTCGATSGCS
- a CDS encoding PilZ domain-containing protein; translated protein: MANFVDPLKQDPDGPKREHRPRVLKGGSVITGIQNSEVAVTLRNQHAGGAELKVPLESRVPDRFLLYVPLDGVAYRCEVRWRRNDRIGVQFTGTEPKPKLHYG
- a CDS encoding universal stress protein is translated as MRFKTIVAILQNEQDAERVLDCAIPLASRYESHLIGIHAEALPVPYTSATGFPDTEFLQVSADMNRERADKLQAVFLRRIEDSGLSFEWRSLESFSGDSALTGISSVRAADLIVAAQRDTGGDPSADVDTLVYDAGRPVLVVPSAGPLVTTFKHVLLAWNGSKEAARAAFDALPFIIEAEKTDILVIDPPDTLDESPEAAGAEIASALSRHGANVSVSVQKSGGTSVDDMIQNRVAETGADLLVLGAYSHSWLRQLLFGGVTRTVLRTTQVAAFLSR
- a CDS encoding NUDIX hydrolase; this encodes MLTRPTTHNHLAERVRRLFGTAPCRLQVAALPWRDTGNGVEIMLITSRDTGRWVLPKGWPEAREPLCEAAAREAGEEAGLRGNISHLEAGRYFYAKVLGSGEEVPCEVLVFPLEVDKIADRWKEKRARTRKWVNSSEAVRMVNEPDLCQIIAYFCADPHRFS